A section of the Coleofasciculus sp. FACHB-T130 genome encodes:
- a CDS encoding glycosyltransferase family 4 protein codes for MRILIYSYNYHPEPIGIAPLMTELAEGLVAQGHQVRVVTAMPNYPQRRIYEKYKGKLYLTELENGVAIQRNYVWIRPKPGLIDRILLDASFVLISLVHALKGRRPDVILLTVPPLPVSVPAALLGWLHRCPVVLNLQDILPEAAVHTGLLTNKRMIAIFEKLENFAYRTATKISVIADGFVDNLVGKGVPKSKIRLIPNWVDVNFIQPLPKENNYFRAVHQLDGKFVVLYSGNIGRTQPLKTLIDAATCLRHIPDIAVVIVGEDKALQDLELYCQKVDAPNVLLLPFQPREKLPELLAAADVGLVMQKENVISFNMPSKIQVLLASGRAILASVPASGTAAKAVQHSGGGVVVPPEDPEALAAAILDLYKNPDKAERLGQQGRQYAIENYSFKHALEQYEKLFDEVRLH; via the coding sequence ATGCGGATATTGATTTACTCCTACAACTACCATCCCGAACCAATCGGCATTGCCCCCTTGATGACCGAACTAGCGGAAGGTTTGGTAGCACAAGGTCATCAAGTGCGAGTTGTCACTGCCATGCCAAACTATCCGCAACGGCGCATCTACGAGAAATATAAGGGGAAATTGTACCTAACAGAACTCGAAAATGGCGTAGCCATTCAGCGCAATTATGTCTGGATTCGCCCGAAACCGGGTTTGATAGATCGAATTCTATTGGATGCCAGCTTTGTCCTGATCAGCTTAGTCCATGCCCTCAAAGGCAGGCGACCAGATGTAATTTTGTTAACCGTACCGCCCCTGCCAGTTTCCGTTCCAGCCGCGCTCCTAGGATGGTTGCACCGCTGTCCGGTAGTCTTGAACCTCCAGGATATTTTGCCGGAAGCCGCAGTTCATACGGGGTTGCTCACCAACAAACGGATGATTGCCATCTTTGAAAAGCTGGAAAATTTTGCTTACCGAACAGCGACGAAGATTAGCGTCATTGCTGATGGATTTGTTGATAATTTAGTTGGTAAAGGAGTCCCAAAAAGTAAAATTAGGTTGATTCCTAACTGGGTTGATGTTAACTTTATCCAACCTTTGCCTAAAGAAAATAATTATTTTCGAGCCGTTCACCAACTCGACGGCAAATTTGTGGTTCTGTATTCCGGTAACATTGGTCGCACCCAACCCTTAAAGACCCTGATCGATGCGGCGACTTGCCTGCGACATATTCCCGACATTGCTGTGGTGATTGTGGGAGAAGATAAAGCCTTACAAGACCTGGAGCTTTATTGTCAAAAAGTGGATGCGCCAAACGTTTTGCTACTGCCATTTCAACCCCGCGAAAAATTACCGGAACTACTGGCAGCGGCGGATGTAGGGTTGGTGATGCAAAAGGAAAACGTGATTTCCTTCAATATGCCTTCTAAAATTCAGGTGCTGCTAGCCAGCGGTCGGGCAATTTTGGCTTCTGTTCCTGCTAGTGGTACGGCAGCTAAAGCGGTGCAGCATAGCGGCGGCGGTGTCGTCGTTCCCCCAGAAGATCCTGAGGCTCTGGCAGCAGCAATTTTAGACTTATATAAAAACCCTGACAAAGCGGAAAGACTGGGTCAGCAAGGCAGACAATATGCTATCGAAAATTACTCCTTTAAGCACGCCTTGGAGCAGTATGAGAAGCTGTTTGATGAGGTTAGGCTTCATTGA
- a CDS encoding anti-sigma regulatory factor: MTKEQPIAQSRLQVETDLNALTEVLQWFEQLTLPLLPYELWWQSQVALTEGFTNVIRHAHSSLPPTTPIQIEVKVYISYLEMRIWDYGKPFNLQAKLQSKLQVVGQKDFDPLENEGGRGLIFMQQFTDELDYTRMPDERNCLLMRRKIR, translated from the coding sequence ATGACAAAGGAACAACCAATAGCACAATCCCGCCTTCAGGTGGAGACGGATCTAAATGCTTTAACAGAAGTTTTGCAATGGTTTGAGCAACTTACTCTACCGCTACTGCCCTATGAATTATGGTGGCAGTCCCAGGTAGCCTTGACTGAAGGGTTTACGAACGTCATTCGCCACGCTCATTCTTCATTGCCCCCAACCACCCCAATACAGATTGAGGTGAAAGTCTATATTAGCTATCTGGAAATGCGGATTTGGGACTACGGAAAACCGTTTAACTTGCAAGCCAAGCTGCAATCAAAGTTGCAAGTGGTGGGTCAAAAGGATTTTGACCCCCTGGAGAATGAAGGAGGTCGCGGGTTGATATTTATGCAACAATTCACAGATGAACTCGATTACACGCGGATGCCTGACGAACGAAATTGCTTGCTGATGCGAAGAAAAATTCGCTAA
- a CDS encoding anti-sigma factor antagonist (This anti-anti-sigma factor, or anti-sigma factor antagonist, belongs to a family that includes characterized members SpoIIAA, RsbV, RsfA, and RsfB.) → MVGPIPDADFRITFFNDTPVVQLPPRLTVLEAVAFKKSCQQFLQESADTQQLVFDLSQTTFIDSSGIGALVSNVKLAREKQVELVLRGVHPQVMAVLAMTGLDQVLTIEPPSQSTTTIPGKKSEIQLPTTHPSVRSWIKRGIDVVGSLVGLGITAILFIPIVIVIKLDDPGPIFFSQIRCGWMGRRFQVWKFRSMCVNAEALKDKIENQASGAFFKNENDPRVTRVGRILRKTSLDELPQFWNVLKGEMSLVGTRPPTPDEVERYEVPEWQRLDVKPGMTGEWQVNGRSQVRNFEDVIRLDLRYQENWSLIYDLKLIVKTILILFRKNSGAY, encoded by the coding sequence ATGGTTGGACCGATCCCCGATGCAGATTTTCGGATTACGTTCTTCAACGACACTCCTGTAGTCCAGCTACCCCCTCGCCTTACTGTTCTTGAGGCCGTGGCTTTTAAGAAAAGCTGTCAGCAATTCTTACAAGAGAGTGCCGATACCCAGCAATTAGTTTTTGATTTGAGTCAGACCACATTTATTGATAGCAGTGGTATTGGTGCGCTGGTCAGTAATGTAAAGCTAGCGCGGGAGAAACAAGTCGAATTAGTACTTCGGGGTGTCCATCCTCAAGTGATGGCAGTGTTAGCGATGACGGGGCTGGATCAAGTTTTAACGATCGAGCCGCCAAGCCAAAGCACAACCACAATCCCTGGGAAAAAATCAGAAATTCAGCTACCAACGACTCATCCTTCCGTCCGCTCGTGGATTAAACGTGGTATTGATGTGGTGGGATCGCTGGTGGGTTTAGGGATTACGGCAATTTTGTTTATTCCCATCGTCATTGTGATTAAGCTCGACGATCCTGGCCCGATTTTTTTCAGTCAAATCCGTTGCGGTTGGATGGGAAGACGGTTTCAGGTGTGGAAATTCCGTTCGATGTGCGTAAACGCGGAAGCACTGAAAGACAAAATCGAGAATCAAGCCAGCGGTGCCTTTTTCAAGAATGAAAACGATCCGCGAGTAACACGGGTGGGTCGAATTTTACGGAAGACAAGCCTGGATGAACTGCCGCAGTTTTGGAATGTTCTGAAAGGGGAGATGAGTTTAGTCGGTACGAGACCCCCGACACCTGATGAAGTAGAACGATACGAAGTTCCGGAATGGCAGCGTTTAGATGTGAAACCAGGAATGACGGGTGAGTGGCAGGTAAATGGGCGATCGCAAGTACGCAATTTTGAAGACGTGATTCGCTTAGATTTGCGCTATCAAGAGAATTGGAGCCTGATTTACGACCTCAAGTTAATTGTTAAAACAATCCTAATTTTATTTCGCAAAAACAGTGGTGCTTATTAG
- a CDS encoding 7-carboxy-7-deazaguanine synthase QueE → MTPNTADYPTARLIEVFSAIQGEGLNVGTRQIFIRFAICDLRCHFCDSAHTWLAPDKCTVEQTPGQRDFETHSNPVSSSVLLEWIERQNQPGLHDSISLTGGEPLLHAPFLAKFLPVLRHSTGLPVYLETGGHRPEQLAPILPFLDSVGMDMKLPSVSGEQRWEAHREFLQLCHDSRVDSFVKLIISSQTESSELEQASELVAAVSPAIPVFLQPVTPLQMPHHLPVFAPTPEQVLEWQALMKRSLKQVRVVPQTHKMLGQL, encoded by the coding sequence ATGACCCCTAACACTGCCGACTATCCCACTGCGCGGCTAATTGAAGTCTTCTCCGCCATTCAAGGGGAAGGACTGAATGTAGGCACCCGCCAAATATTTATCCGCTTTGCCATCTGCGACCTGCGCTGCCATTTTTGCGACAGTGCCCACACCTGGTTAGCTCCAGATAAATGTACTGTGGAGCAAACACCTGGCCAAAGAGACTTTGAAACCCACTCCAATCCAGTGTCTAGCTCGGTGTTACTAGAATGGATTGAACGGCAAAATCAACCTGGTTTGCACGACAGCATCAGCCTCACGGGTGGCGAACCGCTGCTTCATGCTCCCTTCCTAGCTAAATTTCTGCCTGTTTTGCGCCACTCCACAGGGTTGCCAGTCTACCTAGAAACTGGCGGTCATCGTCCAGAACAACTAGCCCCGATTTTGCCCTTCCTGGACTCTGTAGGCATGGATATGAAGCTGCCTAGCGTCAGTGGAGAACAAAGGTGGGAAGCGCACAGGGAATTTCTCCAGCTTTGCCATGACTCACGGGTTGATAGTTTTGTCAAATTAATTATTTCTAGCCAAACTGAGTCATCTGAGCTGGAACAGGCATCTGAATTGGTGGCAGCAGTTAGCCCTGCTATCCCGGTGTTCTTACAGCCAGTAACACCCCTACAAATGCCCCATCATCTGCCAGTGTTTGCTCCAACCCCCGAGCAGGTTCTGGAGTGGCAGGCATTAATGAAGCGAAGCCTCAAACAAGTACGAGTTGTGCCACAGACTCACAAAATGCTGGGTCAACTTTAG